In Oryza sativa Japonica Group chromosome 2, ASM3414082v1, the following are encoded in one genomic region:
- the LOC4329037 gene encoding putative elongation factor TypA-like SVR3, chloroplastic, translated as MAVIPQAPTATPPPYKLTSTPTPHPLAAAHPPTPTSASASAAMQMQAATTTTAARRLAPKPQPQANRCRPSSVSVVAAGRSRRRSARSSLRASASLDQEVKERASPAAGKSGQATRRDVRNIAIVAHVDHGKTTLVDSMLRQAKVFRDNQVVQERIMDSNDLERERGITILSKNTSITYKGTKINIIDTPGHSDFGGEVERVLNMVEGVLLVVDSVEGPMPQTRFVLKKALEFGHAVVVVVNKIDRPTARPEFVVNSTFELFIELNATDEQCDFQTVYASGIKGKAGLSPENLGDDLGPLFEAILRCIPEPRIEKDGALQLLVSNTEYDEHKGRIAIGRLHAGELQRGMEVKVCTPDDACRISKISELFVYQNFSRVPVDNVSAGDICAVCGINDIMIGETIADKVSGTPLPTIKIEEPTVRMSFSINTSPFVGKEGKYVTSRNLRDRLYRELERNLAMKVEDGETADTFLVSGRGTLHLTILIENMRREGFEFMIGPPKVINKTVDGKLQEPYEIAAVEVPEEYMGSVVELLGKRRGQMVDMQPSGPEGTTLLKYKIPTRGLIGLRNAVLTASRGTAILNTIFDSYGPWAGDLSSRDQGSLVAFEDGSTTSYALLNAQERGILFVSPGQDVYKGQIVGIHQRPGDLAINVCKKKAATNVRSNKETTVVLDEALSYSLDDCIEFIQEDELVEVTPASIRMCKNPKVSKKNR; from the exons ATGGCCGTTATCCCCCAAGCCCCCACCGCCACACCCCCGCCCTACAAACTCAcctccacccccacccctcaccCACTCGCCGCGGCACACcctcccacccccacctccgcctccgcctccgcagccatgcagatgcaggcggccaccaccaccaccgccgcgcgccgcctcgcgccgaaGCCGCAGCCGCAGGCCAACCGGTGCCGCCCCTCGAGCGTCTCCGTCGTCGCGGCGGGGAGGTCCCGGAGGAGGAGCGCGCGCTCCTCCCTCAGGGCCTCCGCCTCCCTCGACCAGGAGGTCAAGGAGCGCGCCTCCCCCGCCG CTGGGAAGAGTGGTCAAGCAACTAGAAGAGATGTGAGGAATATAGCAATTGTTGCTCATGTCGATCATGGAAAGACAACTCTGGTGGATTCAATGTTAAGGCAAGCCAAG GTTTTCCGAGACAATCAAGTTGTACAGGAAAGAATAATGGACTCAAATGATCTGGAGAGGGAAAGGGGAATCACTATACTTAGCAAAAACACTTCGATAACTTATAAGGGTACTAAAATCAACATCATCGATACTCCTGGACATTCAGATTTCGGTGGGGAGGTGGAACGCGTTCTCAACATGGTGGAAGGAGTTCTCCTAGTG GTTGATTCTGTAGAGGGACCTATGCCACAGACAAGATTTGTTCTGAAGAAAGCTCTAGAATTCGGACATGCTGTTGTAGTGGTTGTAAACAAGATTGACAGACCTACTGCTCGTCCTGAGTTTGTGGTGAATTCAACATTTGAGCTATTTATCGAATTAAATGCAACTGATGAACAG TGTGATTTTCAAACAGTCTATGCAAGTGGTATTAAAGGGAAGGCTGGGTTATCTCCAGAAAATTTGGGTGACGATCTTGGACCCCTTTTTGAGGCAATCCTTAGATGCATACCAGAGCCACGTATTGAGAAAGACGGTGCACTGCAATTGCTT GTGTCTAATACTGAATATGATGAACATAAAGGACGGATAGCGATTGGGCGACTGCATGCAGGAGAACTGCAGCGAGGCATGGAAGTGAAG GTTTGTACACCAGATGATGCTTGTAGAATTAGCAAAATAAGTGAGCTTTTCGTTTATCAGAACTTCAGCCGAGTTCCAGTTGATAATGTTAGTGCTGGTGACATTTGTGCAGTATGTGGAATCAATGATATCATG ATTGGGGAAACCATAGCAGATAAAGTTTCTGGAACACCCTTGCCCACCATCAAAATAGAGGAACCGACAGTCAGAATGTCTTTTTCCATCAACACTTCACCTTTTGTCGGTAAAGAG GGGAAATATGTCACAAGCCGTAATCTCCGTGATAGGTTATATCGTGAGCTTGAAAGGAACTTAGCTATGAAAGTAGAAGACGGGGAAACTGCTGATACATTTCTTGTTAGTGGCAGAGGCACACTGCACCTCACTATATTGATAGAAAACAT GCGGAGAGAAGGATTTGAGTTTATGATTGGACCTCCAAAGGTCATTAACAAGACAGTTGATGGAAAGCTGCAAGAGCCTTATGAG ATAGCTGCTGTGGAAGTTCCAGAGGAATATATGGGTTCAGTTGTTGAGCTTTTGGGGAAAAGGCGTGGACAAATGGTTGACATGCAACCTAGTGG GCCAGAGGGAACAACATTACTAAAATACAAGATTCCTACTAGAGGCCTCATTGGACTCAGGAATGCAGTTTTGACAGCATCTAGGGGCACAGCAATACTCAACACAATTTTTGACAGCTATGGCCCATGGGCTGGAGATCTTAGTTCACGTGATCAAGGCTCCTTG GTTGCATTTGAGGATGGAAGTACTACATCGTATGCACTTCTTAATGCTCAAGAAAGAGGTATACTATTTGTGAGTCCAGGACAGGATGTTTACAAGGGCCAAATAGTTGGTATCCATCAGCGACCAGGTGATTTAGCAATTAATGTGTGCAAGAAAAAGGCTGCAACAAATGTCCGCTCCAACAAGGAAACTACAG TGGTTCTCGATGAAGCGTTAAGCTACAGTCTGGACGACTGCATAGAGTTTATTCAAGAAGATGAGCTAGTGGAGGTTACTCCTGCAAGCATCCGCATGTGCAAGAACCCGAAAGTTTCGAAGAAAAACCGATAA